The window CCGCCTCGCCTCAGCTATCAGAGCAGCACCAATCGGAAATGCAGGCTCTACGGGAGCAACTGCGCGGTGTCGAACAGCAGGTGCAGTTTTACCAAGAGCAAATTTCTGAGCGGGATGCCGAAATTTATCAGCTACGACAGACGGTTCATGAACTCACCGATCGCTCTCGGATGCTGGAGCAGGTGGTACAGGAAATGCCGGGTGTGTATCGTCAGAAGTTTGCCGAACGCTTAGCGCCGATCAAGGAAAAGGTGGCGCATATTCAGCGAGAAAATCGTCAACTCCATGCTGAACTTCAGAGCGTGAGCTACCGTTTGGCGGTGCGCAATCGTCAGACGACGCATGTAGATCTGCCCAGCTTTGTGCCTGGTCTGGGCGGAAAGCCGGTGATTCCCAGCTTTGGAGAGGCTTAGGTGGTCACCGTACTGATTGTGACCGATGGCGATCGCTCTCCTGGCAAGGCCGGATCTGAGATGGATCAGCGGCTGACGGCTCTCCAAAAGGCGATCGCTGCCGATCCTGTGACCTCAACCGGCGATTCTGTGACCTGCTTGGCAGCATCCCAGGTGGGGCAGGCTTGGCAAGATGCGGATCTAGACGCCATTCTCTGTCCGCTCACCTTGGATGTGTCAGCGGATCTAGACTTTCCAGGGCAGTCGATCTATGCCCGCTGCCGCGATGTTGACGGACTGCGGCGCTGGGTGGCCGATACCTGGGGCCACAGCACGGGCACGGGCACGATTCAGGTGCCGATTGTCTGGACGGCGCGAGGGCCGCTCTATGCAGAAGCGATCGCTCCGGTGCATGAGGTCGATATCCAGGGCAGCGATCGCCCTACCATGCCCTACCTACAGCCCCTACATCTATCCGATCGGCAGCGCCAATCCCTCTATCGTCTGGGAGGAAATTTGCTGCGATCGCTCTCGGCTCCTCCAGCGGTTTACATGCTGCAGGTGGCGATCCTGGCCGATGATCTGGTATTTGACCGTCTATGGTCCTTTCCCACCGAGGCAGCGATCGCCAGTGTGGGTTGCCAAACGCCAGATCTGTTTACGGCCCATTGGCGAAGCCTGACCCAGCGATCGGTGGTTGATGTGGCGATCGCTACACCTGTAACCTATGGGGTGTTGAAGGCCGCATCGGTTTGAACCCTGCCTGTCAACACGGGTTATGAGCTGGAGGATGAACCCATCGATTGATGCACAATTTCTCTCGCTTGCTTCTCGGTTTCTTCTTTGCGTTCACTATAGCGATCGGTTAGGTAATCAACTTTGTCACGTAACAGCAGCGTGAACTTGTAAAGTTCTTCCATGACATCGATAACGCGATCGCGGTAGGGCGAGTCTTTCATCGTCCCGTCTTCATGGAATTCTTGATAAGCTTTTGGCACAGAAGACTGATTTGGAATCGTAAACATTCGCATCCAACGCCCTAACACTCGCAGCGTATTGACGGCATTGTAGGACTGTGAACCGCCACACACCTGCATCACGGCTAGGGTTTTACCTTGAGTAGGTCGCACGGCACCCATACTGAGCG is drawn from Candidatus Obscuribacterales bacterium and contains these coding sequences:
- the arsH gene encoding arsenical resistance protein ArsH; the protein is MSFDHKPRILFLYGSLRERSYSRLLAEEAARIIEEFGADVRFFHPHELPIHASVPDTHPKVQELRDLVNWSEGQVWSSPEMHGTISGLLKHQIDWIPLSMGAVRPTQGKTLAVMQVCGGSQSYNAVNTLRVLGRWMRMFTIPNQSSVPKAYQEFHEDGTMKDSPYRDRVIDVMEELYKFTLLLRDKVDYLTDRYSERKEETEKQAREIVHQSMGSSSSS
- a CDS encoding Npun_F5560 family protein, whose translation is MQTDLRTPAHPQAELSRLQDELQMRDQLVQQLSQELFRLVKGNNSIVPASPQLSEQHQSEMQALREQLRGVEQQVQFYQEQISERDAEIYQLRQTVHELTDRSRMLEQVVQEMPGVYRQKFAERLAPIKEKVAHIQRENRQLHAELQSVSYRLAVRNRQTTHVDLPSFVPGLGGKPVIPSFGEA